The following proteins come from a genomic window of Salvia hispanica cultivar TCC Black 2014 chromosome 4, UniMelb_Shisp_WGS_1.0, whole genome shotgun sequence:
- the LOC125221757 gene encoding zinc finger CCCH domain-containing protein 12-like: MYRDYFLEISSFNLQHPRSRGHFEFCGDVVHVLSRSSQNPVNETWESGLVDQAVWATEDDYGMWNGEASFDTNSNSSYDGARAGSEPPNKRSRGSNSGDGAASNRSKAIGKMFYKTKLCCKFRAGTCPYITNCNFAHSVEELRKPPDNWQEIVAAHEEERASSAEPREEFQIPIVGVSDETQRSYKGRHCKKFYTEEGCPYGENCTFLHDEQSKARESVAISLGPGSGTGTGNSNGGGSGYGGSTSGPTLKPSNWKTRICNKWELTGYCPFGSKCHFAHGAAELHNFGGGATDSDAKDPSTPDAKQLVRTSVDAVAAGLPHTEGYHMGIPPQRLSSAIQRTGQRPNQKWKGPDKISKIYGDWIDDL, translated from the exons ATGTATAGGGACTACTTTCTTGAAATTAGTAGCTTCAACCTTCAGCATCCGAGATCTCGAGGCCACTTTGAATTTTG TGGCGATGTGGTCCATGTTCTATCCCGGAGCTCTCAGAATCCTGTCAACGAGACTTGGGAATCCGGGCTCGTTGATCAAGCAGTTTGGGCCACAGAGGATGACTATGGGATGTGGAACGGAGAAGCCTCATTCGACACCAATTCAAACTCGAGCTATGATGGGGCTCGTGCAGGAAGTGAGCCACCGAATAAGAGATCAAGGGGTTCCAATTCAGGAGACGGGGCAGCTTCTAACCGGTCAAAAGCCATTGgaaagatgttttacaaaacTAAACTGTGTTGCAAATTCCGGGCTGGGACTTGTCCGTACATCACCAATTGTAATTTCGCGCACAGTGTTGAGGAGCTCAGAAAACCACCGGATAATTGGCAAGAAATCGTGGCAGCACATGAGGAGGAACGAGCATCATCAGCTGAACCAAGGGAGGAGTTTCAGATCCCGATTGTTGGGGTTAGTGATGAGACACAGAGGTCTTACAAAGGAAGGCACTGCAAGAAGTTCTACACCGAGGAAGGCTGCCCATATGGGGAGAACTGCACTTTCCTTCATGATGAGCAGTCCAAGGCCAGAGAAAGTGTGGCGATAAGCTTGGGCCCAGGCAGTGGCACTGGCACTGGCAACAGCAATGGCGGTGGTAGTGGGTATGGAGGCAGCACGAGTGGGCCTACCCTGAAACCTTCGAATTGGAAAACAAGGATTTGTAACAAATGGGAGCTTACTGGATACTGCCCTTTTGGAAGCAAATGCCACTTTGCTCATGGTGCTGCAG AACTACACAACTTCGGTGGAGGAGCAACAGACTCAGATGCTAAAGATCCATCCACTCCCGACGCCAAACAACTTGTGCGGACATCAGTTGATGCTGTCGCTGCAGGTCTTCCTCACACCGAGGGCTATCATATGGGAATCCCGCCCCAGAGACTGTCCAGCGCGATACAGAGAACCGGACAGAGACCTAATCAAAAATGGAAAGGCCCTGATAAGATTAGCAAGATCTATGGTGACTGGATTGACGATCTCTAA
- the LOC125223774 gene encoding rop guanine nucleotide exchange factor 3-like, with amino-acid sequence MESLSNSDESYDAGYQPSPSSADHSLDSFAYCRTNSEASAFSEDHSCFEPASPLSWQGLKSPARAALSRLGMRQHKHGLDDEIMDLELELMKERFSRLLLGEDMSGSGKGVCTAVAISNAITNLYASVFGQQQRLEPLHHEKRMMWKREMNCLLSVCDYILEFRPSLQTLKDGTTLEVMASRPRSDIHINLPALKKLDALLLDVLDSFRDNEFWYAEQGSMSGNSTRSGSFRRIVQPQTQRNEEKWWLPVPCVPLGGLSEKSKKHLRQKHDRASQIHKAAMAINSGILSEMQIPESYMATLPKSGKAIVGDTIYRYMYNAEKFSPNHLLDSLNISSEHEALELADKVEASMHTWRRKICIAHSKTSWEVVKDLMSDIDRNDKNHILAARAETLLFCLKQRYPELSQTTLDTSKIQYNKDVGQAVLESYSRVLEGLAFNIIAWIDDVLFVDETMKSQE; translated from the exons ATGGAGAGCTTATCAAACAGTGATGAGAGTTATGATGCAGGATATCAGCCTTCTCCTTCTTCAGCAGATCATTCGCTTGACTCGTTCGCCTACTGCCGGACTAACTCTGAAGCCTCGGCCTTCTCCGAAGATCACAGCTGCTTTGAACCCGCCTCGCCTCTCAGCTGGCAAGGCCTCAAGTCCCCTGCACGCGCCGCCCTCTCCAGATTAGGCATGAGGCAGCACAAGCATGGCTTGGATGATGAGATCATGGATCTAG AGCTGGAGTTGATGAAGGAGAGATTTTCAAGGCTGTTGCTGGGAGAGGATATGTCTGGAAGTGGTAAAGGAGTCTGCACTGCTGTTGCAATCTCAAATGCCATAACCAATCTTTATG CTTCTGTGTTTGGTCAGCAGCAGAGGTTAGAGCCACTGCATCATGAGAAAAGGATGATGTGGAAGAGAGAAATGAACTGTCTATTATCTGTGTGTGATTACATACTAGAATTCAGACCTTCATTGCAGACATTAAAAGATGGGACTACTTTAGAG GTGATGGCAAGCAGGCCAAGATCAGACATTCACATCAACCTCCCAGCTTTGAAGAAACTCGACGCACTCCTCctg GATGTTCTTGACAGCTTCCGGGATAATGAGTTTTGGTATGCTGAGCAGGGGAGTATGTCAGGGAACTCGACCCGTTCTGGATCATTCAGGAGGATCGTTCAGCCACAGACACAGCGGAACGAGGAGAAATGGTGGCTACCTGTTCCCTGCGTCCCCCTTGGTGGCCTCTCCGAGAAAAGCAAGAAACATCTGAGGCAGAAGCACGACCGTGCTAGCCAGATTCACAAGGCAGCAATGGCAATAAACAGTGGCATTCTTTCTGAAATGCAGATCCCAGAATCATACATGGCTACCCTGCCCAAG AGTGGAAAAGCAATTGTGGGAGATACAATCTACCGCTACATGTACAATGCGGAGAAGTTCTCACCTAATCATCTGCTTGATTCTCTCAACATAAGCTCCGAGCACGAAGCCCTCGAGCTGGCAGACAAAGTCGAGGCTTCCATGCACACATGGCGGAGGAAAATTTGCATCGCTCACTCAAAAACATCATGGGAAGTGGTTAAAGATCTCATGTCTGACATAGATAGGAATGACAAGAACCATATCTTGGCTGCAAGAGCGGAGACTCTCTTATTCTGCTTGAAGCAGAGATACCCCGAGCTTTCACAAACTACATTGGATACAAGTAAAATCCAATACAACAAG GATGTAGGACAGGCGGTGCTTGAGAGCTATTCAAGAGTACTTGAAGGTTTGGCATTTAACATCATTGCTTGGATTGATGATGTACTGTTCGTAGATGAAACGATGAAAAGTCAAGAGTAG
- the LOC125221756 gene encoding mediator of RNA polymerase II transcription subunit 12-like, translating to MQRYHAGSCTSAVNNGAISGLQSRDASRADPSTLPTNFSLNARRTAQPNQYKLRCDKEPLNSRVGPPDFHPQTPICPEETLTREYVQSGYRETVEGLEESREILLSQVQYFNTPTIAKSKEAIRKCHRAINESRAQKRKAGQVYGVPLSGTLLTKSGIFPEQRPCGEDFKRKWIEGLSQPHKRLRSLADLVPHGNRRKSPFEVLIANNVPLLRATWFVKVTYLNQVRTTSSNSSSGYHDKAQVSRSEQWTKDIIEYLQCLLDEFLTRNNTHSALYARGRSSQMIFTGTVQQKSDSYSSLIDGEEPSLYNKWWYVVRIVHWHHAEGLVIPSLIIDWVLNQLQEKELLNVLQLLLPIIYGVIETVVSSQTYVRTLVRIAVRFIQEPSPGGSDLVDNSRRAYTTAAVVEMLRYLVLAVPDTFVALDCFPLPACVISNAVNDGSFLSKMAEDAKKVKGGQIDVSSVLRDKNHDVQADSFSFQSVVSSIQKRSETLARAAKPNHPGYNVAKFLKVLDQTLMHGDVGVSCKLLLENTWDEIYTEHWSAEVCPCLLTSLKHISKATPSLLYSIFLICEWATCEFRDVRAAPPLGLKFTGRRDFSHIFIAIRLLKLKMAALHSSNPRNKDLVDIFESPSLLHDVIVCWIDQHEVHNREGFTRVQLLVRELMRSGIFNPLAYGRQLIVSGIMDGIGPMVTLEKRKRHYKLLKQLPSPYILDALEEAKFAEPPILLEAMNVYSNERRLLLDGLLGVSKFTSVARNVAKKKKYLHMSENGGGSPSSVDQWYFQAASKLSTDIDMDVKLGELKASISALLQFPNPSSSADTAVDESQVSSKRPAGVYNRTDGIEETSGCEECRRAKRQKLSEEMSSILQSNPAEDEAVWWIKKGLQYMESYKAEPPPKLAKQTSRSRQKSVRKTQSLAQLDAARIEGSQGASTSHVCENRIGCPHHRSVSDDITKPVDVVRKPPLGDIVSVGKLLKQMRFVEKRKLSVWLISAVKNLIEEAERTVPKVGQYGRTFPANDGRSSIYWRLGEDELSKILYLMDVCHEYTSAMRFLLWLLPKIPNNPSSAIPSRSIMMLPRNADNDVYNIGEAFLLSSIRSYENIIVAADLIPETLSATMNRAATFLASKGRVVSASPALSYTRQILKKFSNLTSVVEWEKTFKSTCDKRQISEIDSAKSSEGDFGFTLGVPNGVEDLDDYFRQKITGAARVSRVGLSMKEIVNKHVDEAFQYFYSKDRKPYGAGTNKIPSLEKWEDGYPLAQKIVQGLIDCMRQTGGAAQEGDPSLVSSAIAAIVNNVGQVIGRIPDLSSSNNQSERTNVTSSSGSLNFARRILRVHITCLCILKEALGERQSRVFEVALATESSSALMQTFAPGKAPRSQFQMSPESIDFNANLPNENHSNKAALGRAARITAVSSLVVGAILQGVSSLDRMVTLFRIKEGLDLMQFARSLKTNMNGNSRSMGVSKIDNLIEVSVIWFRVLVGNCRTVCDGLIVELLGEASVVALSRMQRMLSLNLVFPPAYSMFAFVIWKPMLDASVGVREESHQLSQSLGAAIGDAIKHLPFRDICFRNAHGLYDLIAADTLDSEFVSMLQSSATDSNLKAAALAPLRSRLFLDALIDCKMPEPVLKLDGGNWISGQGELKKQCAENVKKLMGRLVHVLDTLQPAKFHWQWVELRFLLNEQAVNEKIMENEISLTDAIRSLSPHPDKNTASENESNFVQIILTRLLVRPDAAPLFSEAVHLLGKSLEDSMLSQAKWLLRGAEVLYGKKTIWQKVMNIAADIKELSVKPQFWKPWGWFHADTNSVSNKGERLKSEAGALEEGEVVDEGSVANHSGKEHGLSSTEGSVVSQQHLTERALIELILPCVDQGSDDLRYSFASEMIKQMSNIEQQINTVTRGGGKSMSTPSPAIGSPANKSGSRKSAKSSSPGLPRQANVSADTVPPSPAALRASMTLRLQFLLRLLPVICGDREPSSRNMRYVLASVILRLLGSRVVHEDSSHYVNTALTSSNRDAGSLMESYTSTTFLCGESLFDCLLLVLHVLLSSYQPSWLKLKSDSKSTESGKDYAAFDREVAESLQNDLDRMELPETIRWRIQSALPILTPPARPSLSCQPPSVPSTALACLQPSNPVTVLNPCNSNPPQRNPGRTNMKTKSQMSHPDLDMEIDQWTILEDGAGAGQPSPSSTGIGSSDHANFKASFLLKGAVRVRRTDLTYIGAVDEDS from the exons GGTTTATCACAACCACATAAAAGATTGCGGTCGTTGGCTGACCTTGTCCCTCATGGTAACCGGAGGAAATCTCCATTCGAAGTTCTTATTGCAAATAATGTTCCATTATTGAGAGCAACATGGTTCGTCAAAGTAACGTATCTTAATCAG GTTCGCACAACCTCTTCTAATTCATCTTCTGGGTACCATGATAAAGCTCAAGTTTCACGTTCAGAACAATGGACAAAAGATATTATAGAGTACTTGCAATGTCTATTGGATGAATTTCTTACAAGAAACAATACTCATTCAGCATTGTATGCACGGGGTCGGTCTTCACAAATGATCTTTACTGGCACAGTGCAACAAAAGAGTGATTCGTATTCATCTCTTATTGATGGTGAGGAACCTTCCCTGTATAATAAGTGGTGGTATGTGGTGAGGATTGTTCATTGGCACCATGCTGAAGGGCTGGTCATTCCTTCTCTCATTATTGATTGGGTTCTGAATCAGCTACAG GAAAAAGAATTGCTCAATGTTCTCCAGTTGCTATTGCCCATTATATATGGTGTCATTGAAACTGTTGTTTCATCTCAAACTTATGTGCGTACACTTGTGAGGATTGCTGTTCGATTCATCCAAGAGCCTTCTCCTGGTGGTTCTGATCTTGTCGATAATTCTCGGCGTGCATATACTACTGCTGCTGTTGTTGAGATGCTTCGGTATTTGGTACTAGCTGTGCCTGATACTTTTGTGGCTTTGGATTGTTTTCCCTTGCCAGCGTGTGTGATAAGTAATGCAGTAAATGATGGAAGTTTCTTATCCAAAATGGCTGAGGATGCTAAGAAGGTGAAGGGTGGTCAAATCGATGTATCCAGTGTACTCAGGGATAAAAACCATGATGTTCAAGCTGACTCCTTTTCATTCCAAAGTGTTGTTTCATCAATTCAAAAACGTTCAGAGACTCTTGCAAGAGCAGCCAAACCCAATCATCCTGGTTACAATGTAGCAAAATTCTTGAAGGTGTTGGACCAAACTCTCATGCATGGGGATGTTGGAGTTTCTTGCAAATTGCTCTTAGAAAATACTTGGGATGAGATTTATACTGAACATTGGAGTGCTGAAGTGTGTCCCTGTTTACTTACATCACTTAAGCATATTAGTAAGGCTACACCGTCATTACTTTACTCCATTTTCCTCATTTGTGAGTGGGCAACTTGTGAGTTTAGGGATGTTCGTGCTGCGCCTCCTCTTGGTCTGAAGTTTACTGGCAGAAGAGATTTCTCTCATATATTTATAGCAATACGACTTCTAAAACTGAAGATGGCAGCCTTACACAGTTCAAATCCGAGAAACAAAGATCTTGTAGATATCTTTGAAAGTCCAAGCCTTTTGCATGATGTTATTGTATGTTGGATCGATCAACATGAGGTGCATAACAGGGAAGGTTTTACAAGAGTGCAACTTCTAGTAAGAGAGTTGATGCGATCTGGCATTTTCAATCCTTTGGCATATGGCAGACAGCTGATTGTAAGTGGAATCATGGATGGCATTGGACCTATGGTTACCCTGGAAAAGCGTAAGAGACATTACAAACTCTTGAAGCAGTTGCCTTCTCCCTACATACTTGATGCTCTGGAGGAAGCCAAGTTTGCCGAACCTCCAATTCTTTTGGAAGCAATGAATGTTTACTCAAATGAACGCAGGTTGCTGCTTGATGGGTTGTTAGGAGTCAGTAAATTTACTTCCGTTGCAAGAAATGTGgctaagaagaaaaagtatcTCCACATGTCTGAAAATGGAGGTGGCTCTCCATCTTCTGTTGATCAGTGGTATTTTCAAGCAGCATCCAAATTATCAACAGATATTGACATGGATGTTAAGCTTGGGGAATTAAAAGCTTCAATTTCGGCACTGTTGCAATTTCCCAATCCTTCTTCATCAGCTGATACTGCCGTTGATGAATCTCAAGTGAGCTCTAAGAGGCCTGCTGGGGTCTATAATAGAACTGATGGCATCGAAGAAACATCTGGCTGTGAAGAATGCAGAAGAGCGAAGAGACAAAAATTAAGTGAAGAAATGAGCTCAATCCTGCAGTCAAATCCAGCAGAGGATGAAGCAGTATGGTGGATAAAAAAGGGGCTCCAGTATATGGAGTCATATAAAGCAGAACCACCTCCTAAGCTTGCCAAGCAGACCTCAAGGAGCAGGCAGAAATCTGTCCGAAAAACTCAAAGTCTTGCACAATTAGATGCTGCTCGAATTGAAGGTAGTCAGGGAGCATCTACGAGCCATGTATGTGAAAATAGGATAGGATGCCCGCATCATAGAAGTGTTTCTGATGACATCACAAAACCAGTAGATGTGGTCAGAAAACCGCCCTTGGGAGATATTGTTTCAGTTGGAAAGCTGCTGAAGCAGATGCGATTTGTAGAAAAGAGGAAACTCTCTGTATGGTTGATATCTGCTGTTAAGAACCTAATCGAAGAGGCTGAAAGGACTGTGCCTAAGGTTGGTCAATATGGTAGGACATTTCCTGCTAATGATGGTCGAAGCTCCATATACTGGAGACTTGGCGAAGATGAACtgtcaaaaattttatatttaatggatgtttgtCATGAATACACTTCAGCAATGAGGTTTCTTCTTTGGTTGTTACCGAAAATACCTAATAATCCTAGTTCTGCCATCCCCAGTAGAAGTATTATGATGCTTCCTAGAAATGCGGATAACGATGTCTATAACATTGGGGAAGCATTTCTTCTGTCATCTATTCGCAG TTACGAAAATATAATTGTCGCAGCTGACCTTATTCCTGAGACTTTGTCTGCCACAATGAATCGTGCTGCCACGTTTTTGGCATCTAAAGGCAGGGTGGTTTCCGCTTCACCTGCCTTATCTTATACCCGCCAAATCCTAAAGAAGTTTAGTAATTTAACCAGTGTTGTTGAATGGGAAAAGACTTTCAAATCCACATGTGATAAGCGGCAAATTTCGGAAATAGACTCTGCCAAGTCCTCAGAAGGGGACTTTGGCTTTACCCTTGGTGTCCCAAATGGAGTGGAAGATCTTGATGATTATTTCCGTCAAAAGATAACTGGTGCAGCACGGGTTTCTAGAGTGGGTTTGAGCATGAAGGAAATAGTTAACAAGCATGTGGATGAAGCTTTTCAGTACTTCTACAGCAAAGATAGAAAACCTTATGGTGCTGGAACAAATAAAATCCCAAGTCTGGAGAAGTGGGAAGATGGATATCCCTTAGCTCAGAAAATAGTGCAGGGATTGATCGACTGCATGAGACAAACTGGTGGGGCTGCTCAGGAAGGTGATCCTTCACTGGTATCTTCTGCAATTGCTGCTATTGTTAATAATGTTGGACAAGTAATTGGCAGAATTCCTGATTTATCTTCCAGCAATAATCAATCAGAAAGGACAAATGTCACTTCCTCTTCTGGATCCTTAAATTTTGCAAGGCGCATTTTACGTGTTCATATCACCTGCCTATGTATATTAAAGGAAGCACTTGGAGAACGGCAGAGCCGAGTCTTTGAGGTCGCTCTTGCAACAGAATCTTCTTCCGCTCTCATGCAAACTTTTGCACCTGGAAAGGCTCCTCGCAGTCAGTTTCAAATGTCTCCTGAATCCATTGACTTCAATGCCAATTTACCTAATGAAAATCACTCCAATAAAGCAGCTCTTGGGAGAGCAGCAAGAATAACAGCTGTTTCTTCACTTGTCGTTGGGGCAATTCTTCAGGGAGTTTCTAGCCTGGATAGAATGGTTACCCTATTTAGGATTAAAGAAGGACTGGATCTAATGCAGTTTGCAAGGAGTTTGAAAACTAACATGAATGGAAATTCACGCTCCATGGGAGTTTCGAAGATTGACAACTTGATTGAAGTTTCAGTGATCTGGTTCAGGGTTCTTGTAGGGAACTGCAGGACAGTCTGTGATGGACTTATTGTGGAACTCCTGGGTGAAGCCTCAGTTGTAGCTCTCTCGAGAATGCAGCGAATGCTGTCTCTGAACTTAGTCTTTCCTCCAGCCTATTCTATGTTTGCCTTTGTGATATGGAAACCTATGCTTGATGCTAGTGTTGGAGTACGAGAAGAGTCACATCAGTTGTCTCAGTCACTGGGTGCAGCTATAGGCGATGCCATAAAGCACCTGCCATTCCGTGACATATGTTTCCGTAATGCTCATGGCCTTTATGATCTCATAGCTGCAGATACCCTTGATTCGGAATTTGTATCAATGCTACAATCTAGTGCTACGGACAGCAACTTGAAGGCAGCTGCCTTGGCCCCTCTTCGTTCTAGGCTTTTTCTAGATGCACTCATAGATTGCAAAATGCCAGAACCTGTATTAAAATTGGATGGTGGGAATTGGATCTCTGGTCAAGGTGAGTTGAAAAAACAATGTGCAGAAAATGTGAAAAAGCTTATGGGTAGGCTTGTACATGTTTTGGATACCCTGCAGCCTGCCAAGTTCCATTGGCAGTGGGTTGAGCTTAGGTTCCTTCTAAATGAACAGGCTGTTAACGAGAAGATTATGGAAAACGAGATCTCCTTGACTGATGCAATAAGATCTCTCTCACCCCATCCTGATAAAAATACTGCTTCTGAGAATGAGAGCAACTTTGTCCAAATTATTCTCACCAGGTTACTCGTCAGGCCGGATGCTGCTCCCTTATTCTCTGAAGCTGTGCATCTATTGGGGAAGTCACTCGAGGATTCAATGCTGTCGCAAGCAAAATGGTTGCTCAGAGGTGCAGAAGTCCTGTATGGCAAGAAAACAATTTGGCAGAAAGTTATGAATATTGCTGCCGACATCAAAGAACTGTCTGTTAAGCCTCAGTTCTGGAAGCCATGGGGATGGTTTCATGCTGATACTAATTCAGTGAGTAATAAAGGTGAGAGGTTGAAATCCGAAGCTGGTGCCCTTGAGGAAGGAGAAGTTGTTGATGAAGGGTCTGTTGCTAACCATTCTGGAAAAGAACATGGCCTCTCGTCAACCGAAGGGTCGGTTGTGAGTCAGCAGCATCTGACAGAGCGAGCTCTGATTGAGTTGATCCTTCCATGTGTGGATCAAGGCTCCGATGACTTACGTTATAGTTTTGCAAGTGAAATGATCAAGCAGATGAGCAACATTGagcaacaaataaatacagtTACTCGTGGAGGTGGCAAGTCTATGTCAACCCCTTCTCCTGCAATTGGAAGTCCTGCCAATAAAAGTGGCAGCCGCAAGAGTGCAAAAAGCAGCAGTCCAGGTTTACCCAGACAAGCTAATGTATCCGCTGACACTGTTCCACCTTCTCCTGCAGCACTGCGAGCCTCCATGACTTTGCGGTTGCAGTTCCTGCTGAGATTACTCCCTGTTATTTGTGGAGATag GGAGCCTTCAAGCCGTAATATGAGATACGTTCTTGCTTCAGTGATTTTACGTCTTCTCGGAAGCAGGGTCGTACACGAAGATAGCTCCCACTATGTAAATACTGCACTGACTTCTTCAAATAGGGATGCAGGATCTCTTATGGAGAGTTATACATCTACGACATTTCTGTGTGGTGAAAGTCTTTTTGATTGTTTGTTGCTCGTGCTGCATGTGCTGCTGAGCAGTTACCAGCCAAGCTGGTTGAAACTGAAATCTGATTCAAAGTCCACCGAGTCCGGCAAGGACTATGCTGCTTTTGATCGGGAAGTCGCAGAAAGCTTGCAG AATGACTTGGATCGCATGGAACTGCCTGAGACAATCCGGTGGCGTATTCAAAGTGCACTGCCGATTCTAACACCACCTGCTCGTCCTTCACTCTCGTGCCAGCCTCCGTCAGTACCATCTACTGCCCTTGCCTGTCTCCAACCAAGCAACCCCGTGACAGTGTTAAACCCTTGCAACTCAAATCCACCTCAGAGGAATCCCGGGCGTACTAACATGAAAACAAAGTCACAGATGTCGCATCCGGACCTTGACATGGAGATCGATCAGTGGACCATTTTGGAGGATGGGGCTGGGGCGGGCCAGCCCTCGCCCAGCTCTACAGGCATCGGCAGCAGCGACCATGCTAATTTCAAGGCTTCCTTTCTGCTAAAGGGGGCCGTGAGGGTGAGGCGAACGGACCTCACATACATTGGTGCAGTAGACGAGGACAGCTGA